A window of the Barnesiella propionica genome harbors these coding sequences:
- the murB gene encoding UDP-N-acetylmuramate dehydrogenase — protein sequence MFIQENFSIQELHTFHIPVKTRWFAEYESIEELKVLLQMDIVKNNLFFHIGGGSNLLFTKDYPGVIIHSKIRFIETVGETSDEIFIEVGSGIVWDDFVAWCVDHGYGGAENLSYIPGEVGASAIQNIGAYGAEVKDIIERVETVDIKTGKSRIFTISECKYGYRSSIFKQSLKGKYIVTSVVFRLNKKPVLNLDYGNIREAFENMPEKNLRSLREAIISIRKKKLPEPDELGSAGSFFMNPVISLDKYVALKQTYPDMPYYPMGSDRVKIPAAWLIDRCGWKGKTVGGAAVYDKQCLVIVNKNEATSEDVIKLSQMIQESVSDKYGISIQPEVNFI from the coding sequence ATGTTTATTCAGGAAAATTTTTCTATACAAGAGCTTCATACGTTCCATATACCAGTAAAAACGCGCTGGTTCGCTGAATATGAATCCATTGAAGAACTTAAAGTTTTACTTCAAATGGATATTGTCAAAAATAATTTGTTTTTTCATATTGGAGGCGGAAGTAATTTGTTGTTTACAAAAGATTATCCTGGAGTGATAATACACTCGAAAATTCGTTTTATAGAGACTGTTGGAGAGACTTCGGATGAAATTTTTATAGAAGTCGGTTCCGGAATTGTTTGGGACGATTTTGTGGCATGGTGTGTCGATCATGGATATGGAGGTGCCGAGAACCTTTCATATATTCCTGGAGAAGTAGGAGCTAGTGCCATTCAAAATATAGGGGCCTATGGAGCCGAAGTAAAAGATATTATTGAACGGGTGGAAACTGTAGATATTAAAACAGGAAAATCCCGTATTTTTACAATTTCGGAATGTAAATATGGTTATCGTAGTAGTATTTTTAAACAATCTCTAAAAGGAAAATATATTGTAACGTCGGTGGTTTTCAGATTGAATAAGAAACCGGTATTGAATTTGGACTACGGGAATATAAGGGAAGCATTCGAAAATATGCCGGAAAAGAATTTAAGAAGTCTGAGAGAGGCTATTATTTCTATCCGCAAAAAGAAATTACCAGAACCTGATGAATTGGGGAGTGCCGGCAGTTTTTTTATGAATCCGGTTATCTCGTTAGATAAATATGTGGCATTAAAACAAACTTATCCGGATATGCCTTATTATCCGATGGGAAGTGATCGGGTTAAAATACCGGCTGCCTGGCTTATTGACCGCTGCGGATGGAAAGGGAAAACAGTGGGAGGAGCTGCTGTTTATGACAAGCAATGTCTTGTTATCGTAAATAAGAACGAAGCGACTTCCGAAGATGTAATAAAACTGTCTCAAATGATACAAGAATCTGTCTCCGATAAATACGGGATAAGCATACAACCTGAAGTGAATTTTATTTGA
- a CDS encoding MBL fold metallo-hydrolase: protein MRIEFLGTGTSTGIPEVGCKCEVCTSVNPHDNRLRTSALISVSGKNILIDCGPDFRQQMLRSSFETIDALLVTHSHYDHTGGLDDLRPFCKNQAFPIYLESSVARDIRARIPYCFTDQKYPGIPDLQLHEIKNEPFEIAGIEIIPIRAMHYKLPILGYKIGKMAYITDSLYLPEDEYKKLVDIDVLIVNALRKTPHISHQTLGDALKLIKRVAPKHAYLIHMSHHMGLEEKVKQELPAGVSFAYDGLLVDC from the coding sequence ATGCGCATTGAATTTTTAGGAACAGGAACATCTACAGGTATACCGGAAGTCGGTTGCAAATGTGAGGTTTGCACATCCGTAAATCCCCATGATAACAGGCTAAGGACGTCGGCGTTAATATCGGTGAGCGGGAAAAATATCCTCATAGATTGCGGTCCTGATTTCAGACAACAAATGCTGAGATCCTCTTTTGAAACTATCGATGCTTTATTGGTTACCCATAGTCATTATGATCATACCGGAGGATTGGATGACCTAAGACCCTTTTGTAAAAACCAGGCGTTTCCTATATACCTTGAATCCTCTGTCGCCCGTGATATCCGGGCTCGTATACCTTATTGTTTTACAGATCAGAAATATCCGGGTATTCCCGATTTGCAGTTGCATGAAATTAAGAATGAGCCTTTTGAAATAGCGGGAATAGAGATAATTCCTATTCGTGCCATGCACTATAAACTGCCTATACTTGGGTATAAAATAGGAAAAATGGCTTATATTACCGATTCTCTTTATCTTCCCGAAGATGAATACAAAAAACTTGTAGATATTGATGTACTTATAGTTAATGCGCTTCGTAAAACCCCTCACATATCTCATCAAACACTGGGGGATGCGTTAAAACTGATAAAAAGAGTTGCTCCAAAACATGCATATCTTATACATATGAGTCATCATATGGGGCTGGAGGAAAAAGTTAAACAAGAATTACCAGCGGGAGTAAGCTTTGCTTATGACGGCCTTCTTGTTGATTGTTGA
- a CDS encoding CDGSH iron-sulfur domain-containing protein — MANVIKTAVEAGSKEADPRFYIKITSDGPYLVYGNPPIDQEIIVPNDEGSSWVYRRGKHFESSGEPTALCRCGNSRNKPFCDGAHHHTDWDPTETNSKRPLLEDAEEFEGPTMVLTDNEEYCAFARFCDAYGRIWNLVQMAEDQETRDLVIHEANHCPAGRLIAWDKKTGKPYEPAFDPAIGIIEDPEIKVSGPIWVKGGIRIESADGTSYEIRNRVTLCRCGQSSNKPFCDGTHASMKFKDDTPLEKTDVEW; from the coding sequence ATGGCTAACGTTATTAAAACAGCAGTGGAAGCGGGTTCTAAAGAAGCAGACCCACGATTTTATATCAAAATTACGTCAGACGGACCCTATCTGGTTTATGGTAACCCTCCTATTGATCAGGAGATTATTGTCCCCAATGATGAAGGAAGTTCCTGGGTATACCGTAGAGGAAAACATTTTGAAAGTTCAGGAGAGCCGACAGCTTTATGCCGTTGCGGTAATTCACGAAATAAACCTTTTTGTGATGGAGCTCACCATCATACTGACTGGGATCCTACCGAAACAAACTCAAAACGTCCTTTACTTGAAGATGCAGAAGAGTTTGAAGGGCCTACTATGGTGCTTACCGATAATGAAGAATATTGTGCCTTTGCCCGTTTTTGCGATGCATATGGTCGTATTTGGAATCTTGTTCAAATGGCTGAAGACCAGGAAACAAGAGACCTTGTTATTCACGAAGCAAATCATTGCCCGGCGGGTCGTCTTATAGCCTGGGATAAAAAAACAGGAAAACCGTATGAACCGGCTTTTGATCCGGCTATCGGAATTATTGAAGATCCCGAAATTAAAGTTAGCGGTCCCATATGGGTAAAAGGGGGTATTCGTATAGAAAGTGCAGATGGAACCAGTTATGAAATTCGTAATAGAGTTACGTTGTGCCGTTGTGGACAATCGTCTAATAAACCCTTTTGTGACGGGACACATGCTTCTATGAAATTTAAAGATGATACTCCTTTAGAAAAAACAGATGTCGAATGGTAA
- a CDS encoding NUDIX hydrolase, whose amino-acid sequence MQKDNFIEEYFPLVNEEGKIIGKASRKECHNGSKKLHPVVHLHVFNSQGKLYLQKRSTHKDIQPGKWDTAVGGHIDYGETVEDALKRETREELGITEFVPVKNFTYIFESSIEREMIYSFRTIYSGPVVPDTEELETGKFWSIEEIENNIGKGIFTPNFESEFLKLQETINNIH is encoded by the coding sequence ATGCAGAAGGATAATTTTATTGAAGAATATTTTCCTCTGGTAAATGAAGAAGGAAAAATCATCGGTAAGGCTTCACGAAAAGAATGTCATAACGGCAGTAAAAAATTGCATCCTGTAGTCCATCTTCATGTATTTAATTCACAAGGAAAACTATACTTACAAAAACGTTCGACACATAAAGACATACAACCCGGTAAATGGGATACAGCTGTAGGAGGACATATTGATTACGGTGAAACCGTAGAAGATGCTTTAAAACGCGAAACCAGAGAAGAACTGGGCATAACGGAATTCGTTCCCGTTAAAAACTTCACTTATATTTTCGAATCTTCAATCGAACGTGAGATGATATATTCTTTCCGTACAATATATAGCGGTCCTGTTGTCCCGGATACGGAAGAATTAGAAACCGGAAAATTCTGGTCAATCGAAGAAATTGAAAACAATATCGGAAAAGGTATATTTACTCCTAACTTCGAAAGTGAATTTCTCAAATTACAGGAGACTATAAATAATATTCACTGA
- a CDS encoding DNA topoisomerase 3: MKVCIAEKPSVAKEIAEIVGARTKKDGYFEGNGYQVTWTFGHLCTLKEPHEYTPQWKQWTLRSLPMIPSRFGIKLITDPGIEKQFKIIETLMSQAEAIINCGDAGQEGELIQRWVMQKAACQCPVYRLWISSLTEESIREGFQRLKNQEEFNSLYYAGLSRAIGDWLLGMNATRLYTLKYGQNRQVLSIGRVQTPTLALIVNRQLEIENFVPQPYWELKTVYRDTTFSVTKGRFSSVEEGENFLKEVEGFPFEVTDISTKQGKEYPPRLFDLTSLQVECNKKFGFSAEDTLKLIQSLYEKKVTTYPRVDTTFLSDDIYPKVPGILEALQDYTILTSPLKNTKIPKSKKVFDNSKVTDHHAIIPTNVRAGNLTQEEAKIYDLVARRFIAAFYPDCQVANTTVLGQVNSVEFKVTGKQILYSGWRVVFDKEDISNNKEENEERTLPAFVKGESGPHEPALTEKWTQPPKLYTEATLLRAMETAGKLVEDDELRDALKENGIGRPSTRAAIIETLFKRHYIRKERKNLIATSTGIELIQTIHEELLKSAELTGIWENKLRKIERNEYAATDFLTELKQMVSQIVHNVLSDNTYRSIPFQNPETEKIKKEKNTEKIPSTSKSRKKEKTNKQDKISDTANIPCPVCGNGYILKGKSAFGCSEWKNGCTFRINFDGNIENLSQKELLSHLKTYNHNNAEG; encoded by the coding sequence ATGAAAGTTTGCATTGCCGAAAAGCCCAGCGTAGCTAAAGAAATTGCCGAGATTGTAGGAGCCCGTACCAAAAAAGACGGATACTTCGAAGGAAACGGATATCAGGTAACCTGGACATTCGGACATCTTTGTACTCTTAAAGAACCTCATGAATATACGCCTCAATGGAAACAGTGGACATTACGCTCCCTCCCCATGATACCGTCCCGTTTCGGCATAAAACTTATAACTGATCCAGGCATAGAGAAGCAATTTAAAATCATAGAAACCCTTATGTCTCAGGCAGAAGCTATTATAAATTGCGGGGACGCCGGACAAGAGGGTGAGCTTATCCAACGCTGGGTTATGCAAAAAGCCGCCTGCCAATGCCCGGTATATCGTTTATGGATATCGTCTTTGACCGAAGAGTCCATACGGGAAGGATTCCAACGGCTAAAAAACCAAGAAGAGTTTAATTCTTTGTATTACGCCGGACTTTCACGTGCCATCGGAGACTGGCTTCTGGGAATGAACGCAACGCGTCTATATACATTAAAATACGGACAAAACCGTCAGGTACTGTCCATCGGACGGGTACAAACGCCGACACTGGCTCTTATTGTAAACCGGCAGTTAGAAATAGAAAATTTCGTTCCGCAACCTTATTGGGAATTGAAAACCGTATATAGAGATACTACTTTTTCTGTAACAAAAGGACGATTCTCGAGCGTGGAAGAAGGAGAAAATTTTTTAAAAGAAGTTGAAGGTTTTCCTTTCGAAGTCACCGACATTTCCACTAAACAGGGAAAAGAATATCCTCCGCGATTATTCGACTTAACCAGTTTGCAAGTAGAATGTAATAAAAAATTCGGTTTTTCGGCTGAAGATACGCTCAAGCTTATTCAATCATTATATGAAAAGAAAGTAACCACATACCCACGTGTAGATACTACTTTCCTTAGTGATGACATCTATCCAAAAGTTCCCGGCATACTGGAAGCATTACAAGACTATACAATCCTTACATCTCCATTAAAAAATACCAAAATACCAAAAAGTAAAAAGGTGTTTGATAATTCGAAAGTAACGGATCACCATGCTATTATCCCGACTAACGTACGGGCAGGAAATTTGACCCAAGAGGAAGCAAAGATATATGATCTGGTAGCCAGACGATTTATTGCCGCTTTTTATCCGGATTGTCAGGTTGCCAATACAACCGTACTGGGACAGGTTAACTCCGTTGAATTTAAAGTCACTGGTAAACAGATATTATATTCAGGATGGCGCGTAGTGTTTGATAAGGAAGATATTTCCAACAATAAAGAAGAAAACGAAGAACGTACATTACCTGCATTTGTAAAAGGAGAAAGCGGACCTCATGAACCTGCATTGACTGAAAAATGGACTCAACCGCCTAAATTATATACCGAAGCAACTCTATTAAGAGCCATGGAAACAGCAGGAAAATTAGTAGAAGATGATGAATTGAGAGATGCATTAAAAGAGAATGGCATAGGCCGTCCTTCTACGCGTGCCGCGATTATTGAAACATTGTTTAAACGACATTACATACGAAAAGAGCGAAAGAATCTTATAGCGACTTCAACAGGTATAGAGCTAATACAAACTATTCATGAAGAGTTATTAAAATCGGCAGAATTAACAGGAATCTGGGAAAATAAATTACGTAAAATAGAACGCAACGAATACGCCGCTACAGATTTTCTTACTGAATTGAAACAAATGGTATCTCAAATAGTGCATAATGTACTTAGCGACAATACATACCGTAGCATTCCGTTTCAAAATCCAGAAACAGAAAAAATAAAAAAAGAAAAAAACACCGAAAAAATTCCTTCAACAAGCAAAAGCAGGAAAAAAGAAAAAACAAATAAGCAGGATAAAATATCTGATACGGCAAATATCCCTTGCCCGGTTTGCGGAAACGGCTATATTCTGAAAGGGAAAAGTGCTTTCGGATGCAGTGAATGGAAAAACGGATGTACTTTCCGGATTAATTTCGACGGCAATATTGAAAATCTTTCTCAGAAAGAACTTCTCAGCCATCTTAAAACTTATAATCATAACAATGCAGAAGGATAA
- the mazG gene encoding nucleoside triphosphate pyrophosphohydrolase, with protein MSHSKEEKMEAFGRLLDILDELRVKCPWDKKQTNESLRTNTIEETFELCDAIMKNDNEAIKKELGDVLLHIIFYAKIGEEKETFDIADVCNTLCDKLIYRHPHVFGNAEVSGSGQVEQNWEQLKLKEKGGNKTVLEGVPSALPALVKAYRIQDKARNVGFDWEERNQVWDKVHEEFSELKTEIDKMDADKMEGEFGDLFFSLINAARLYKINPENALERTNQKFIRRFNYLEQETLQKGRNLKDMTLAEMDLFWDEAKRKGL; from the coding sequence ATGTCACATTCCAAAGAAGAAAAAATGGAAGCTTTCGGACGTCTGCTGGATATTCTGGACGAACTGAGGGTTAAATGTCCATGGGACAAAAAGCAGACCAATGAAAGTTTGCGAACAAATACGATAGAAGAAACATTCGAATTATGCGATGCAATCATGAAAAATGATAATGAAGCTATAAAAAAAGAACTGGGTGACGTTCTGCTACATATCATCTTTTATGCAAAAATAGGCGAGGAAAAAGAAACATTCGATATTGCAGACGTATGCAATACTCTGTGCGACAAACTTATTTATCGGCATCCTCATGTATTCGGCAACGCCGAAGTTTCCGGTTCCGGACAGGTCGAACAAAACTGGGAACAATTAAAGTTAAAAGAAAAAGGAGGAAATAAAACCGTATTGGAAGGTGTGCCGTCTGCTCTTCCGGCACTCGTGAAAGCTTACCGGATACAAGACAAGGCACGGAATGTCGGCTTTGATTGGGAAGAACGTAACCAAGTGTGGGATAAAGTACATGAAGAATTCTCCGAATTAAAAACTGAAATAGATAAAATGGATGCTGATAAAATGGAAGGAGAATTCGGCGACCTGTTTTTCAGTTTAATAAACGCAGCCCGTTTATATAAAATAAATCCGGAAAACGCATTAGAGAGGACCAATCAAAAATTTATTCGCAGATTCAATTATCTTGAGCAGGAAACGTTACAGAAAGGACGTAATCTGAAAGATATGACATTGGCAGAAATGGATTTATTCTGGGATGAAGCTAAAAGAAAAGGATTATAA
- a CDS encoding protein-disulfide reductase DsbD family protein: MKLKLLFALLLSFFALTGHSQIIEPIKWNATLRNTQDKTIKELVFTAQLDGGWHLYAMDIPEGGPISTLFNFDTLEGAVLEGSITPMQKAYEEFSKLFDMKLRWYSGSPSFVQQIKIQNPEKYKISGYVRYQACNDATCLPPTKFPFEVGLNISDDNVSKEEDSNAIIPVIPLKKSGDGNDLWEPVIQELKELGDIQLGTESSSLWFIFISGFLGGLLALLTPCVWPMIPLTVSFFLKKGQNRRKSIADAVIYGVSIIVIYLALGMIITLLFGANALNSLSTNAIFNILFFGLLLLFAISFFGAFELTLPSSWTNKFDRKAETATGLFSMFFMAFTLALVSFSCTGPIIGTLLVQAATIGAKAGPAIGMFGFAFALSIPFTLFAIFPSWMKQMPKSGGWLNSVKVVLGFLELALSLKFLSVADLAYGWHILDRETFLALWIVIFILLGLYLLGKIRFPHDSETKNVSVPRFLMALISLSFAIYMIPGLWGAPLKSISAFTPPLYTQDFNLYEGEVHASFNNYDEGMAYASKMKKPVLVDFSGYGCVNCRKMEASVWTAPQVKQLLDNDFVLITLMVDDRSRLAKPETVTENGKKLILETLGEKWSYLQRSKFGANAQPYYIILNNKGKPLVTPYTYDESVSKFVKFLEQGLEKYKQGK; this comes from the coding sequence ATGAAACTAAAATTGTTATTTGCGTTACTCTTATCCTTTTTCGCATTAACGGGTCATAGCCAGATTATTGAACCTATTAAATGGAATGCTACGCTCCGAAATACGCAGGATAAAACAATTAAAGAATTAGTCTTTACAGCTCAATTGGATGGCGGATGGCATTTATATGCCATGGATATACCGGAAGGTGGACCCATTTCCACACTCTTCAATTTCGATACTCTTGAAGGTGCGGTTCTCGAAGGCAGCATAACCCCCATGCAAAAGGCATATGAAGAATTCAGTAAATTGTTCGACATGAAACTCAGATGGTATTCCGGCTCACCATCTTTTGTTCAACAAATCAAAATACAGAATCCTGAAAAATATAAAATAAGCGGATATGTAAGATATCAGGCCTGCAATGATGCAACATGCCTTCCTCCTACAAAATTCCCGTTCGAGGTCGGATTAAATATTTCGGACGACAACGTATCGAAAGAAGAGGATTCCAATGCGATTATTCCTGTAATTCCTCTGAAAAAGTCCGGAGACGGTAATGATCTATGGGAACCGGTTATTCAGGAGTTAAAAGAGTTGGGAGATATTCAACTCGGTACGGAATCCAGTTCGCTGTGGTTCATTTTTATCAGCGGATTTTTAGGTGGTTTATTAGCCCTGCTTACCCCTTGTGTATGGCCTATGATACCACTGACCGTAAGCTTTTTCCTGAAAAAAGGACAAAACAGACGCAAATCAATTGCAGATGCTGTTATTTATGGAGTCTCCATTATTGTCATTTATTTGGCTTTAGGAATGATCATTACCCTTTTATTCGGGGCTAATGCATTAAACAGTCTTTCGACCAATGCAATATTCAACATATTATTTTTCGGATTACTATTATTATTCGCTATCTCCTTCTTCGGAGCTTTCGAATTAACTCTGCCATCCTCTTGGACTAACAAATTCGACAGAAAAGCAGAAACAGCTACCGGACTGTTCAGTATGTTTTTTATGGCTTTCACACTGGCGCTTGTTTCATTCTCTTGCACAGGGCCTATTATAGGAACTCTGCTGGTACAAGCAGCTACTATCGGAGCCAAAGCTGGTCCTGCCATCGGCATGTTTGGTTTCGCTTTTGCTCTCTCTATACCATTTACTTTATTTGCCATATTCCCTTCTTGGATGAAGCAAATGCCTAAATCGGGAGGATGGCTCAATTCAGTTAAGGTCGTCCTGGGCTTTCTTGAACTTGCTTTATCTCTAAAATTCTTATCCGTTGCCGACTTGGCTTATGGATGGCATATACTGGACAGAGAAACATTCCTTGCCCTTTGGATCGTCATTTTCATTCTTTTGGGACTTTATTTATTAGGGAAGATCCGCTTCCCTCACGATTCAGAAACTAAGAATGTAAGCGTACCCCGCTTTTTAATGGCTTTAATCTCATTGTCATTTGCCATCTATATGATACCGGGATTATGGGGAGCACCTCTAAAATCCATCAGTGCATTTACACCACCATTATATACACAAGATTTCAACCTGTATGAAGGAGAAGTGCATGCCAGCTTCAACAATTATGATGAAGGAATGGCATATGCAAGCAAAATGAAGAAACCGGTTTTAGTGGATTTTTCCGGATACGGCTGTGTCAATTGCCGTAAAATGGAAGCATCGGTCTGGACAGCTCCGCAAGTCAAACAACTACTGGATAATGATTTCGTGCTCATTACGCTGATGGTGGACGACAGGAGCCGGTTGGCAAAACCTGAAACAGTTACCGAAAACGGGAAAAAACTTATACTGGAAACTCTGGGTGAAAAATGGAGTTATTTACAACGAAGCAAATTCGGAGCAAATGCACAGCCTTATTATATTATTTTGAATAATAAAGGCAAGCCTCTCGTAACTCCATACACCTATGATGAAAGTGTCAGCAAATTTGTAAAATTCCTGGAACAAGGATTGGAAAAATATAAACAAGGAAAATAA
- a CDS encoding DHH family phosphoesterase: protein MINKIIPEDKIQKTKKLIERSENIVITCHVSPDGDAIGASLGLYHFLDSQDKNVNIVTPDLLPSNLLFLKGSRDVVVYTRYQEFAEELIGNADLIFCLDYNTLSRIDRVAKSVSISSAKKIMIDHHLDPENFCDIIISHPEVASTSELVFRLICRMGMFEELNQCASEAIYTGMMTDTGNFTYNSNKPEIYFIIAELIKKGINKDRIYNKVYNTNSVDKLKLNGYAISQKMEIFPEYKAAVITLTQEDLKHYDYQKGDSEGLVNVPLSIEGVIFSTFFREDKDFIKVSMRSQGKFPVNKIASDYFNGGGHLNAAGGEFYGTMDEALCRFKEILPVYAHYLND from the coding sequence ATGATTAATAAGATTATTCCTGAAGATAAAATTCAGAAGACTAAAAAACTGATAGAAAGAAGTGAGAATATAGTTATAACGTGTCATGTTTCTCCCGACGGAGATGCAATAGGAGCATCATTAGGATTATATCACTTTTTGGATTCTCAGGATAAGAATGTAAATATCGTAACTCCTGATTTGCTTCCTTCCAATCTGTTGTTTTTAAAAGGGAGCCGGGATGTAGTCGTTTATACGAGATATCAGGAATTTGCTGAAGAATTAATTGGAAATGCCGATCTGATTTTCTGTCTGGACTATAATACATTGAGCCGGATCGACAGGGTGGCTAAATCTGTTTCCATTTCGTCTGCAAAAAAAATAATGATAGACCATCATTTGGATCCGGAAAATTTTTGTGATATAATTATTTCGCATCCTGAAGTTGCATCTACCAGTGAGCTCGTATTCCGGCTAATTTGCAGGATGGGGATGTTCGAAGAGTTGAATCAATGTGCATCAGAGGCTATATATACAGGAATGATGACCGATACGGGTAATTTTACTTATAATTCCAATAAGCCTGAAATTTATTTTATTATTGCCGAACTTATAAAAAAAGGGATAAATAAGGACCGGATTTATAATAAGGTCTATAATACCAACAGTGTTGATAAATTAAAATTGAACGGTTATGCGATAAGCCAGAAAATGGAAATATTCCCTGAATACAAAGCTGCAGTTATCACTCTTACCCAGGAAGATTTAAAGCATTATGACTATCAGAAAGGAGATAGTGAAGGTTTGGTAAACGTACCGTTAAGTATCGAGGGCGTGATATTTTCAACTTTCTTTAGAGAAGACAAGGATTTCATAAAAGTTTCGATGCGCTCGCAAGGAAAGTTTCCTGTCAATAAAATCGCGTCCGATTATTTTAACGGAGGTGGCCATCTGAATGCAGCAGGTGGTGAATTTTACGGTACAATGGACGAGGCTTTGTGCCGTTTTAAAGAAATATTACCGGTGTATGCTCATTATCTGAATGATTAA
- a CDS encoding DUF4827 family protein, whose protein sequence is MKKIFVGAISLIVLILSSISCSDGKSYAELRKEEKDAVNAFFADKTVIKKLPADSVLQGASGNTPAPYYQLDEDGEVYMQVVDTTEGYAMAKYKDEVYFRFERTDLKAWAAGENPISEGNFNDPLSPSYFSFGNFSSNSSLKWGTGLQLPLYFVKKGSVVNLVIKSKAGLTDEVSAVNPFLYKVRYN, encoded by the coding sequence ATGAAAAAAATATTTGTGGGAGCCATTTCTCTTATTGTATTAATACTTTCTTCCATTTCATGCAGCGATGGTAAATCTTATGCTGAATTACGCAAGGAAGAAAAGGATGCGGTAAATGCGTTCTTTGCAGATAAGACCGTTATAAAAAAATTACCGGCTGACTCTGTTTTACAGGGAGCTTCGGGAAATACACCGGCTCCATATTATCAGTTAGATGAAGACGGAGAAGTTTATATGCAAGTAGTTGATACTACCGAGGGATATGCTATGGCGAAATATAAAGATGAAGTATATTTCCGGTTTGAAAGAACTGATTTGAAAGCTTGGGCTGCAGGAGAAAATCCTATATCTGAAGGTAATTTCAATGATCCGTTGTCTCCTTCGTACTTTTCGTTTGGAAACTTTTCATCCAATTCGTCGCTCAAGTGGGGCACAGGATTGCAATTACCTTTATATTTTGTAAAGAAAGGTTCTGTAGTGAATCTGGTGATCAAGTCTAAAGCCGGGCTGACAGATGAAGTATCGGCTGTTAATCCATTCTTGTATAAAGTTCGTTATAATTAA